The nucleotide sequence ACATCGTCCCCGGCGAGATCCGGGTGCCTGCCGGGATCCCGCACGGCGGCGGTGACCTGGTGCCCGCGGCTCACTGCTTCGGCGACGGCACGGCGCCCGCCGCGTCCGCCCGCCCCGAAGATGACGATCCTGCTCATCGTGCTCCCCTTTTTTCCGTGCCGGCACCCGAGTGTCGGCGGTGATCGCGATGCTAGGAGCGGACCCCTCGGTTACCGCAACGAAACCGGCTCCGCGCCTTCTGGCACCGTTCACCCGAAAGGTGCTGGTGTATCGTCCCGGGATGCGTCACCTGGTACCCCATTCAGCCCTGAAAACCCTGAGCCGGTCGGCTCGTGGCACGCTCGGCCGGGGCCTGCACCGGCTCGCCCGCCGTTTCCATGATCCTTGTACGGAGGAACTGGACCGGGTCGCCGCGGAACTGCGCGCGGAGATCGTCCGGCAAGGGGATCGCTGTTTCGATCGGATCATCGAGTTCGAAATCCGGAGCCGCCGCGACATCATCTACGCCGGTGACCAGGATGCGGCCAGGGACAGCAATCGTTTCGCCCGTGAGCATCTGACCGGGACCAAACATTTCGCGCGTCCACAAGAGACTCTCGCGTACGCGCTCTCCCTTGCCCCGTCCGGTGGAATGGCCCTCGAATTCGGCGTCGCGAGCGGGAACACGCTGCGGGTGATCGCCAAGGCCCGGGGCGGTGTCGAGACCTACGGATTCGACTGGTTCCAAGGCCTGCCGGAGAACTGGCTCAACGGGATGCCCGCCGGTTCGTTCGCGCGCGACGACCTGCCCGATGTCCCCGGCGCCGAACTCGTCGTCGGTCTTTTCGCGGACACGCTTCCCGGTTTTCTCGACCGGCACGAAGGCGTCGTCGATTTCCTTCACGTGGACGGCGATCTGTACAGCTCCGCGAAAACCGTGCTCGATCTGGTGGGGCCGCGTCTGCGGTCCGGCAGCATCGTGCATTTCGACGAGTTCTTCAATTATCCCGGCTGGCAGCGGCACGAGCACCAGGCGTGGCTGGAGTACGTCGAACGCACCGGCGTCGAATTCGAATACGTGGCCTACACCTACGCCGACAATCAGGTCACCGTCCGGATCACCTAAAGCAGTTCGCGGACCTCGATCGTGCCGATCGCGGCCCACGGGTGGGTCTTCGCCGCCTCGACGGCTTGTTCGCGGCTGTCGCATTCGAGGATGTTGATGCCGCCGATCTGTTCCTTCGTCTCGGCG is from Amycolatopsis lurida and encodes:
- a CDS encoding class I SAM-dependent methyltransferase — its product is MRHLVPHSALKTLSRSARGTLGRGLHRLARRFHDPCTEELDRVAAELRAEIVRQGDRCFDRIIEFEIRSRRDIIYAGDQDAARDSNRFAREHLTGTKHFARPQETLAYALSLAPSGGMALEFGVASGNTLRVIAKARGGVETYGFDWFQGLPENWLNGMPAGSFARDDLPDVPGAELVVGLFADTLPGFLDRHEGVVDFLHVDGDLYSSAKTVLDLVGPRLRSGSIVHFDEFFNYPGWQRHEHQAWLEYVERTGVEFEYVAYTYADNQVTVRIT